A stretch of Rhodothermus profundi DNA encodes these proteins:
- the porV gene encoding type IX secretion system outer membrane channel protein PorV has protein sequence MRTMRHTLRTFCALLGLALGLGQGQPALAQVGGAAVLFLQIEPDSRAAGMGNAGVAVADNAYALFWNPAGLAFQPAAVEVSLTHSNWLPEFNAGLYYEYVVGRFSVGKLGNMGAHVTLLNMGEHEWRDENNNPLGTFRSYDIAVGVSYGYPINERLALGVGIRYIYSNLASGIEVEGRETKAGKSFGMDLGLLYRTEPFSLGGQAKGQFSVGFNLNNMGPQIQYSDGAQKDPIPTNLRFGYAFTIDLDPYNRITFANDFTKLLIRVRSDSTGSRADPFYKAIFTAWRPIKVRTNALNEEDAQYRTLNIFEQLMIGMGLEYWYNQLFALRGGFFYENPYNGNRQFLTFGAGLRYNILGVDFSYVYALKENHPLANTMRFSLLLSFKK, from the coding sequence ATGCGTACGATGCGACACACGCTGCGCACGTTTTGCGCACTGCTGGGGCTTGCACTGGGGCTGGGGCAAGGGCAACCCGCGCTTGCTCAGGTAGGAGGAGCGGCTGTCCTGTTTTTGCAGATAGAACCGGATAGCCGGGCGGCCGGCATGGGGAATGCCGGAGTAGCCGTAGCAGACAACGCCTACGCCTTGTTCTGGAATCCCGCAGGCCTTGCTTTCCAACCGGCAGCCGTTGAAGTGTCCCTGACGCATTCAAACTGGTTGCCGGAATTCAATGCAGGCCTGTACTATGAATACGTAGTCGGACGGTTCTCGGTGGGCAAGCTGGGAAATATGGGAGCCCATGTGACGCTGCTCAACATGGGAGAGCACGAATGGCGGGATGAAAACAACAATCCGCTCGGTACCTTCCGTTCGTATGACATCGCGGTGGGCGTCTCCTACGGCTATCCAATCAACGAGCGCCTGGCCCTGGGGGTAGGTATCCGGTACATCTACTCCAATCTGGCCTCGGGTATTGAAGTCGAAGGGCGCGAAACCAAAGCAGGAAAGTCCTTCGGCATGGATCTGGGTCTGCTGTACCGAACCGAACCATTCAGCCTGGGAGGACAGGCAAAAGGGCAGTTCTCGGTGGGCTTCAACCTGAACAACATGGGGCCCCAGATCCAGTACTCCGATGGCGCTCAGAAGGACCCCATTCCGACCAATCTGCGCTTCGGCTATGCTTTTACCATTGACCTGGATCCCTACAATCGGATCACGTTCGCCAACGACTTCACGAAGCTGCTCATTCGGGTGCGCAGCGACTCAACAGGATCCCGGGCCGATCCGTTTTACAAGGCAATCTTCACAGCCTGGCGGCCGATCAAAGTGCGCACCAATGCGCTCAACGAGGAAGATGCGCAGTACCGCACGCTGAATATCTTTGAGCAGCTTATGATCGGGATGGGGCTGGAATACTGGTATAACCAGCTCTTCGCGCTGCGGGGAGGATTCTTCTATGAGAACCCCTACAATGGGAACCGGCAGTTTCTGACGTTCGGGGCGGGGCTGCGCTACAATATCCTGGGTGTCGACTTCTCTTACGTATACGCCCTCAAGGAAAACCACCCGCTGGCCAATACCATGCGTTTTTCGCTGCTGCTGAGTTTTAAGAAGTAA
- a CDS encoding dicarboxylate/amino acid:cation symporter codes for MPWYRKLHWQILIGLLLGLLFGLLAAAQGWSGFVTRWIAPFGTIFINLLKLIAVPLVLASLIVGVTSLFDLKRLSRIGGKTIAIYIATTAVAITIGLGIVNVLRPGHAVPPEMRARLQQAYEADVEARTELAEQARQRGPLQVLVDIVPENVFSAASNNRNMLQVVFIALFAGIGLLMIPTEKAQPVIAFFDGINALVIRLVELIMRIAPIGVFALLADTITSIARDNLQQVFELLAALGYYSLAVVLGLLIQMLGTYPLLLKVLAGVPLKTFFAGIVPAQLVAFSTSSSGATLPVTMECAEKNLGVSEEVSSFVLPLGATINMDGTALYQAVAAVFIAQTLGLGLDLSAQLTILLTAVLASIGTAAVPSAGIVMLVIILESVGVPSAGIALILGVDRVLDMCRTVTNVTGDLTVATVVAATEGQLVMPVAETRSAS; via the coding sequence ATGCCGTGGTATCGTAAGCTGCACTGGCAGATTCTGATTGGGTTGCTGCTGGGCCTGTTGTTTGGTCTGCTCGCGGCGGCGCAGGGCTGGAGTGGTTTTGTAACGCGCTGGATCGCTCCATTCGGAACGATTTTTATCAACCTGTTGAAGTTAATAGCCGTTCCGCTGGTGCTGGCCTCGCTGATTGTGGGGGTAACGTCACTGTTCGACCTGAAGCGCCTCTCCCGCATCGGGGGCAAGACCATTGCCATCTATATAGCTACGACTGCTGTGGCCATTACGATTGGCCTGGGGATTGTCAACGTGCTGCGTCCGGGGCATGCCGTGCCTCCTGAAATGCGGGCACGCCTTCAGCAAGCGTATGAAGCCGATGTGGAGGCGCGGACGGAGCTGGCCGAGCAGGCCCGCCAGCGAGGGCCGTTGCAGGTGTTGGTGGACATTGTGCCGGAAAACGTCTTTAGCGCCGCTTCCAACAACCGCAACATGTTGCAGGTTGTTTTTATTGCGCTGTTTGCGGGCATTGGGCTTTTGATGATTCCAACGGAAAAGGCGCAGCCGGTTATTGCCTTTTTCGATGGCATCAATGCCCTGGTTATCCGCCTGGTAGAGTTGATCATGCGCATTGCGCCCATTGGCGTTTTTGCACTGCTGGCTGACACCATCACGTCTATTGCGCGCGACAACCTGCAACAGGTTTTTGAGCTGCTGGCGGCGCTGGGCTACTACAGCCTGGCTGTTGTGCTGGGATTGCTAATTCAGATGCTCGGGACCTACCCGTTGCTGCTCAAGGTGCTGGCCGGCGTGCCGTTGAAAACGTTCTTTGCGGGTATAGTCCCGGCCCAGCTCGTAGCGTTTTCTACCTCCTCGAGTGGGGCAACGCTGCCGGTAACCATGGAGTGCGCGGAAAAGAATCTGGGGGTCTCGGAGGAAGTATCCTCGTTTGTGCTGCCGCTTGGCGCTACGATTAACATGGATGGGACGGCACTTTACCAGGCGGTAGCCGCTGTGTTTATTGCCCAGACGCTGGGCCTGGGGCTGGACCTGAGCGCGCAATTGACGATTCTGCTCACGGCCGTGTTGGCGTCGATCGGTACGGCTGCGGTCCCCAGCGCCGGGATTGTAATGCTGGTGATCATTCTGGAGTCGGTCGGGGTTCCCAGTGCAGGGATTGCGCTGATCCTGGGCGTAGATCGGGTCCTGGACATGTGCCGCACGGTAACGAATGTAACCGGTGATTTGACCGTAGCTACCGTAGTAGCCGCTACGGAAGGCCAGTTGGTGATGCCCGTAGCTGAAACGAGAAGCGCCTCCTGA
- a CDS encoding 3-keto-disaccharide hydrolase → MRLLHLLLPSLLASMPLFAQDTLWTPLFNGKNLDGWQHVGEGRFVVENGLLKTEGGMGLLWYTRQPFGNVVIRVVYRNPGGKNSGVFIRIPEPPTEPWMPVNRGYEVQIDDHGDAYHCTGVLYSLTRARARPARPGQWNVMEITLDGPRTMVHVNGVLVTDYTEGDPVPPKQAWYEPDRGPRPLKGYIGLQNHGPEDVVYFKEISVRPLRRR, encoded by the coding sequence ATGCGTTTGCTCCATCTTCTGCTGCCGTCGCTGCTGGCCTCAATGCCTCTTTTTGCCCAGGACACGCTCTGGACTCCTTTGTTTAATGGAAAAAATCTTGACGGCTGGCAACACGTCGGTGAAGGTCGTTTCGTCGTCGAAAATGGCCTGCTCAAAACCGAAGGGGGGATGGGGCTGCTCTGGTACACGCGCCAGCCGTTTGGTAACGTTGTCATTCGGGTGGTGTATCGAAATCCTGGTGGTAAAAATTCAGGAGTATTTATCCGGATCCCAGAGCCTCCTACAGAGCCCTGGATGCCCGTCAATCGCGGCTATGAGGTGCAGATTGATGATCACGGAGATGCGTATCACTGCACCGGTGTACTGTATTCCCTTACCAGAGCCCGTGCCCGTCCTGCGCGTCCGGGGCAGTGGAATGTGATGGAAATTACGCTGGATGGCCCCCGCACGATGGTGCACGTCAACGGTGTGCTGGTCACCGACTATACGGAGGGCGATCCAGTACCGCCCAAACAAGCCTGGTATGAACCAGACCGCGGGCCGCGCCCCCTGAAAGGCTATATTGGCCTGCAAAATCACGGTCCAGAGGATGTTGTTTACTTCAAAGAGATCAGTGTGCGTCCGCTGCGGCGACGTTGA